In Apostichopus japonicus isolate 1M-3 chromosome 3, ASM3797524v1, whole genome shotgun sequence, a single genomic region encodes these proteins:
- the LOC139965251 gene encoding NFX1-type zinc finger-containing protein 1-like, giving the protein METVVKTEALLEEENIPVTGVEDISQIETIKSTSRPSNWDGEVSKKSHPENSDFHSQNTETLEQKPTDPATPGRSGPRTPSPSPRLSTEQWESPEEGEYWSEEEPVSPDVWQKQDLWVEGQATEPTPPSKEPTGNWEENDGAWEITDSWEPQDAAEWDESERGEDRKRDQGDRRRKGKGKGPMTPPGETRSPRSYESKRKRRHPREPEEKNVDDRRRRRRKPEVLLEPLSSDRFPAGVEDISQIVTIKSTSRPSNWDGEVSKKSHPENSDFHSQNTETLEQKPTDPATPGRSGPRTPSPSPRLSTEQWESPEEGEYWSEEEPVSPDVWQKQDLWVEGQATEPTPPSKEPTGNWEENDGAWVITDSWEPQDAAEWDESERGEDRKRDQGDRRRKGKGKGPMTPPGETRSPRSYESKRKRRHPREPEEKNVDDRRRRRRKPEVLLEPLSSDRFPAGPPSGMKRGRVQWGPVWKPMISNYHHGPADRSYMQRRPDRRTDDPPPSRSPIGPQTYYNRSCSPDRIRGPYRGMHTMGPRGSPSQRRGGPAYRGRHLTRDPHMRRSANTSTRKTNPMGKNILTRLINTEPNDFTRLLYENRIPLELLLKQQDMDDETMQLLINVLSKACRVSDQQSERMIEVFNIVNVSNFLDMNMVQWIPKWKQLCFTQDVLEQNLLSTIDICTKMLDKFPGTVSAVGVTLLVLNSVVESFEKNDTFVTSEVKERLTSLRDTHATLLRDSNELSIRRDRRMLDNSRESPPDNFREIPLLPCPDELRSDYKPFLRKNIVNGEYDDLNHYLDIHYRLLREDFIAPIRESIAEYTDQLSQIGAKVKRRFQNFRLYNNVQAVGIDPSKGGISYILRFDIDNYLKGVKWELGKRLIFGSLICLSRDDFKTLIFGVVANSDPKQLKQGFVEVTFDLEPRLVQEIFTYSFKMAESPSYFEAYRHILGCLQDINEDDFPFAQYIINTTRKPDLPLYIRENPECKIDLSTLNNIALEDAEQMSCQVDVKKLKEVCVRDDENWPSHETLGFDVSQMRAYQAALREEVCLIQGPPGTGKTYVGLRIVKTLLRNRARLGNYKPLMVVCYTNHALDQFLEGITEFEPDGIVRIGGRSSSEKLRDCNLSQLRQSAFISKSARRGYGQVRSNMFSTAARIENYENLVHVAKEGLIKFQILQQFMKISHLKSLSCLPYLYPSSDLIAFWLGILDDDGKCCGDLSKTYQRDAHFSTTNERTEPKRNSEEAINAKTISECEESDISEENERDFYQKLEEDNIDTDEAIVFESEEFERRYIDDEDEISNVEFVNTFDGLAMQKPEDTIVALPEANKKHLTYERDWVKETALFIKHRLAEDNVMTEEETKRVKNVWHLHSHQRWSLYRHWVQVYTEQIQLQLRNLSDQYKKYATLLNEFRMDEDLKILKGKSVIGLTTTGAAKHNKLLRSVGPRIIVVEEAAEILEAHVITSLSSYTEHLILIGDHQQLRPNPTVYTLCKDYNLDVSLFERLINNGMPHYRLSLQHRMRPEISQILKLHNDFYPGLCDHETVRSYEDVHGIATNLFFVEHDVPERHDYESKSRSNIHEAQFLLYLCKYLMKQGYTPNQITILTAYKGQVYTFRQIMERSTFEGVRVCPVDNFQGEENDIILFSFVRSNLEGSIGFLKVSNRVCVALSRARKGLYCIGNFSLMSQQSELWATIVSYLRSEGFIGPSLKLVCRNHPERCIEAKTFADFKEAPDGGCKEPCSARLDCGHTCQLKCHPMDTEHRKIPCQRPCEQNVCILKHVCPKRCWEDCPKLCLKRIVKILPCSHEQKVQCYEEPDNVVCRSPCERELACGHGCRELCGSECTVSCPEVVEKVFTPCGHKAKVPCCESLCPKKCRAFLKCEHICRGTCGKCNNGRYHVRCKEVCKRPLICGHICKKTCSRNCPPCTRRCENRCQHNRCHKTCGETCIPCKERCTWRCKHIICRRPCGSDCDRKACELPCPRRLRCKHECIGLCGERCPKLCRKCHSKDVTTILFGGEDDPGARFIHLEDCNHIVEVDAMDHLMKQNEESGENEIKLPVCPWCRTPIRYNTRYNDRIKAIRRDFEKVKTKIKGDKHKIESERLGLFARIAKAQEESRFRLQVTDGLHPHSQNLRRTLDGELFFIKLESMLKSRYKISLEDLSGVTIILDMYDKVKQINDVRAEILEGIKSELIADMKEFKQFEEYYGFLKEKIKCFQNKPSDQEIEDWQNEYQRCRHSLSLVRVLSVFKNSDIKPDEFEMVDKMADEVDSLLSDGFPFSKEKDDRVRILLTDMKDANPLLREIGISEVERQMVVEAMGFRKGHWFKCPNGHIYAIGECGGASQRSKCPECKETIGGISHRLDEGNSLAPEMDGANFAAYSQEANNMFNFELNDVI; this is encoded by the exons ATGGAGACGGTAGTGAAAACAGAGGCATTGCTGGAGGAGGAGAACATCCCCGTAACAG GTGTCGAAGATATCTCTCAAATCGAGACTATCAAGTCCACATCTCGACCTTCAAACTGGGATGGGGAGGTTTCAAAAAAGAGTCACCCGGAGAATTCAGACTTTCATAGTCAGAACACAGAAACTCTAGAGCAAAAACCAACAGATCCTGCGACACCTGGTAGGAGTGGACCAAGGACCCCATCTCCATCACCTCGTCTTTCGACTGAACAATGGGAAAGCCCGGAAGAGGGAGAATACTGGAGCGAAGAGGAACCAGTTTCTCCTGATGTATGGCAAAAACAGGACTTATGGGTAGAAGGCCAGGCGACAGAGCCTACTCCTCCCTCCAAGGAACCAACAGGGAACTGGGAGGAGAACGACGGAGCGTGGGAAATCACAGATTCTTGGGAGCCGCAAGACGCTGCTGAATGGGACGAATCTGAACGAGGGGAGGATCGGAAGAGGGACCAGGGTGATAGACGAAGGAAGGGTAAGGGTAAGGGCCCCATGACTCCACCAGGAGAAACGAGAAGCCCTAGAAGCTATGAGAGCAAGAGGAAGAGAAGACATCCCAGAGAACCAGAGGAAAAGAACGTTGATGACAGGAGGAGAAGACGAAGGAAGCCGGAGGTGCTCTTAGAACCCCTCAGTTCAGACAGATTTCCAGCCG GTGTCGAAGATATCTCTCAAATCGTGACTATCAAGTCCACATCTCGACCTTCAAACTGGGATGGGGAGGTTTCAAAAAAGAGCCACCCGGAGAATTCAGACTTTCATAGTCAGAACACAGAAACTCTAGAGCAAAAACCAACAGATCCTGCGACACCTGGTAGGAGTGGACCAAGGACCCCATCTCCATCACCTCGTCTTTCGACTGAACAATGGGAAAGCCCGGAAGAGGGAGAATACTGGAGTGAAGAGGAACCAGTTTCTCCTGATGTATGGCAAAAACAGGACTTATGGGTAGAAGGCCAGGCGACAGAGCCTACTCCTCCCTCCAAGGAACCAACAGGGAACTGGGAGGAGAACGACGGAGCGTGGGTAATCACAGATTCTTGGGAGCCGCAAGACGCTGCTGAATGGGACGAATCTGAACGAGGGGAGGATCGGAAGAGGGACCAGGGTGATAGACGAAGGAAGGGTAAGGGTAAGGGCCCCATGACTCCACCAGGAGAAACGAGAAGCCCTAGAAGCTATGAGAGCAAGAGGAAGAGAAGACATCCCAGAGAACCAGAGGAAAAGAACGTTGATGACAGGAGGAGAAGACGAAGGAAGCCGGAGGTGCTCTTAGAACCCCTCAGTTCAGACAGATTTCCAGCCG GCCCTCCAAGTGGGATGAAAAGAGGGAGAGTACAGTGGGGTCCAGTTTGGAAACCAATGATATCAAACTATCACCACGGACCAGCCGACAGAAGTTACATGCAGAGAAG ACCAGACCGAAGAACCGACGACCCACCACCATCACGTAGCCCGATTGGTCCTCAGACATATTATAATAGATCTTGCTCTCCTGACAGAATCAGAGGCCCTTACAGAGGAATGCATACAATGGGCCCGAGAGGCTCGCCTAGCCAAAGGAGAGGTGGTCCGGCCTACAGGGGTAGACATTTGACTAGGGACCCTCACATGAG GCGCTCAGCAAATACTTCTACCAGAAAGACCAATCCAATGGGCAAAAATATACTGACTAGACTCATTAATACTGAACCAAATGACTTTACACGTCTACTGTATGAAAACAGGATACCTTTAGAGTTGCTTCTGAAGCAACAGGACATGGACGATGAAACGATGCAGTTACTGATAAATGTTCTTTCTAAAGCTTGCAGAGTTAGTGATCAACAATCAGAGAGaatgatagaagttttcaacattGTTAATGTAAGTAATTTTCTCGACATGAACATGGTGCAATGGATTCCAAAATGGAAACAACTGTGTTTCACACAAGACGTTTTGGAACAGAATTTGCTGTCCACAATTGATATCTGTACAAAAATGTTAGACAAGTTTCCTGGTACCGTAAGTGCTGTGGGCGTGACGCTTCTTGTTTTGAACTCAGTCGTTGAAAGTTTTGAGAAAAATGACACATTCGTTACATCAGAAGTAAAAGAAAGGCTTACTTCATTGCGTGATACACATGCAACCTTGCTCAGAGACAGCAACGAGTTATCCATTCGGAGAGATAGAAGAATGCTTGACAACTCCCGCGAATCACCACCTGACAATTTTAGAGAGATACCTCTGCTACCGTGTCCTGATGAACTGCGAAGTGACTATAAACCGTTCTTACGGAAGAACATCGTTAATGGCGAATATGACGACCTAAATCATTACTTGGATATACATTATCGTCTTCTGAGGGAAGATTTCATAGCACCTATTCGCGAAAGTATCGCGGAATACACTGATCAATTGTCCCAAATTGGCGCAAAGGTTAAGAGAAGGTTTCAAAATTTCCGATTGTACAACAACGTACAAGCTGTCGGAATCGACCCATCTAAAGGAGGAATATCTTACATACTCCGTtttgatattgacaattatCTCAAAGGGGTAAAGTGGGAGCTCGGCAAACGACTTATATTTGGTTCTTTAATATGTCTATCGAGGGATGATTTTAAGACACTCATATTTGGTGTGGTAGCTAACAGTGACCCAAAGCAATTAAAGCAAGGGTTTGTAGAGGTTACGTTTGACCTCGAACCACGTTTAGTGCAAGAAATCTTCACGTACTCCTTCAAAATGGCCGAATCTCCGTCATATTTTGAAGCATACCGTCACATTCTTGGTTGTCTTCAAGATATTAACGAAGATGATTTTCCTTTTGCACAATATATTATTAACACAACGCGAAAACCTGATCTCCCATTGTACATCAGAGAGAACCCTGAATGTAAAATTGACTTGAGCACCTTAAACAACATTGCGCTTGAAGATGCAGAGCAAATGTCGTGTCAAGTTGATGTCAAGAAATTAAAGGAAGTTTGCGTTCGGGATGACGAAAACTGGCCAAGTCATGAAACTCTAGGATTCGACGTGTCTCAAATGCGAGCTTACCAAGCGGCACTTCGGGAGGAGGTGTGTCTCATTCAAGGTCCGCCAGGCACTGGCAAAACGTATGTTGGGTTAAGGATAGTGAAGACTTTATTAAGGAATAGAGCACGGTTAGGCAATTATAAGCCATTAATGGTAGTGTGCTATACCAATCATGCACTTGATCAGTTTTTAGAAGGAATAACTGAATTTGAACCTGACGGTATTGTGAGGATTGGTGGAAGAAGCTCAAGTGAAAAACTGAGAGATTGTAATCTGAGTCAATTAAGACAAAGTGCTTTCATAAGCAAATCAGCAAGAAGGGGATATGGGCAAGTCAGAAGTAATATGTTCTCAACAGCTGCAAGGATCGAAAACTATGAAAATTTAGTCCATGTTGCAAAAGAGGGATTGATAAAATTTCAAATACTACaacaatttatgaaaatttcGCATCTTAAAAGCTTATCTTGTCTACCTTACCTCTATCCATCGAGTGATCTTATAGCTTTCTGGTTAGGTATACTAGATGATGATGGGAAATGCTGTGGGGATCTTAGTAAAACGTATCAAAGAGATGCGCATTTCTCTACAACTAACGAAAGAACGGAGCCTAAAAGAAATAGTGAAGAAGCAATTAATGCAAAGACGATCTCTGAGTGTGAGGAAAGCGATATTTCAGAAGAGAACGAAAGAGACTTTTATCAAAAACTAGAAGAAGACAACATTGATACCGATGAAGCAATCGTTTTTGAAAGTGAAGAGTTTGAAAGACGCTACATTGACGATGAAGATGAAATTTCCAATGTTGAGTTTGTAAACACCTTTGATGGACTTGCAATGCAAAAACCAGAAGACACCATCGTTGCTCTGCCAGAAGCAAATAAGAAACATCTTACTTATGAAAGAGATTGGGTTAAAGAAACAGCATTGTTTATTAAGCACAGGCTTGCAGAAGATAATGTGATGactgaagaagaaacaaaacgaGTTAAAAATGTTTGGCATCTTCACAGTCACCAGCGCTGGAGCCTTTACCGACACTGGGTTCAAGTTTACACTGAGCAAATTCAACTTCAACTGCGTAACCTATCTGaccaatataaaaaatatgcgACCCTTCTCAACGAGTTCCGAATGGACGAAGATTTAAAAATACTGAAGGGGAAATCTGTTATTGGTTTGACAACCACTGGAGCTGCAAAACATAATAAACTGTTGAGATCAGTCGGACCACGCATAATCGTAGTAGAAGAAGCGGCAGAAATTTTAGAAGCTCATGTAATTACTTCTCTGAGCTCTTACACTGAACATTTAATTCTCATTGGCGATCATCAGCAACTGCGTCCAAATCCTACGGTCTATACACTTTGCAAAGATTACAATCTGGATGTATCCTTGTTCGAAAGACTTATCAATAATGGCATGCCTCACTATCGACTATCATTGCAACATCGCATGAGACCAGAAATTTCACAAATTCTTAAACTGCACAACGATTTCTACCCGGGGCTTTGTGATCACGAAACGGTTAGAAGTTATGAAGATGTGCACGGTATAGCAACGAACCTGTTCTTTGTGGAACACGACGTCCCGGAAAGGCATGATTACGAAAGCAAAAGTCGATCAAATATTCATGAAGCACAATTTCTCCTGTATCTTTGTAAATACCTCATGAAACAGGGGTACACTCCGAATCAAATAACTATTCTTACCGCTTACAAAGGACAGGTATACACTTTTCGACAAATTATGGAAAGGAGTACATTCGAAGGTGTTCGTGTTTGCCCTGTTGACAACTTTCAGGGAGAAGAAAATGacatcattttgttttcatttgtaagAAGCAATTTGGAGGGAAGCATTGGGTTCTTGAAAGTGTCGAATAGAGTTTGTGTTGCGCTTTCCAGAGCCAGAAAAGGTCTGTATTGTATTGGCAATTTTTCCCTGATGTCTCAACAAAGTGAACTATGGGCAACAATCGTTTCATATTTACGATCAGAGGGGTTTATTGGTCCAAGTTTAAAGTTAGTCTGCCGTAACCATCCAGAGCGATGCATTGAAGCGAAAACATTTGCAGACTTCAAGGAAGCACCAGATGGTGGATGTAAGGAACCATGTTCTGCTCGACTCGATTGTGGTCACACTTGTCAGTTAAAATGCCACCCTATGGACACAGAGCACAGGAAAATACCTTGTCAAAGACCATGTGAGCAGAATGTGTGTATTCTGAAGCATGTATGCCCCAAGAGATGCTGGGAGGACTGTCCTAAATTATGTCTAAAACGTATTGTGAAGATATTGCCATGTTCACATGAACAGAAGGTTCAATGCTATGAAGAACCAGATAATGTTGTTTGTCGTAGCCCGTGTGAAAGGGAGTTAGCGTGTGGTCACGGTTGTCGAGAACTTTGCGGGTCAGAGTGCACTGTCTCCTGTCCGGAAGTAGTTGAGAAGGTATTCACACCGTGTGGCCACAAAGCGAAGGTACCATGTTGTGAATCTTTGTGTCCAAAGAAATGCAGAGCttttcttaaatgtgaacataTCTGTCGTGGGACTTGTGGGAAATGCAATAATGGAAGGTATCACGTAAGGTGCAAAGAAGTGTGCAAGCGTCCCTTGATATGTGGCCACATATGTAAAAAAACGTGCTCAAGAAATTGTCCCCCGTGTACCAGACGTTGCGAAAATCGATGTCAACACAATAGATGTCACAAAACCTGCGGGGAAACCTGCATACCTTGTAAGGAACGATGTACATGGAGGTGTAAGCATATCATTTGCAGAAGGCCTTGTGGAAGTGACTGCGATAGAAAAGCATGTGAATTGCCATGTCCACGACGACTAAGATGCAAACACGAATGCATCGGTCTTTGTGGTGAGAGATGTCCAAAGCTTTGCCGAAAATGCCATAGTAAGGATGTGACAACAATTCTGTTCGGAGGTGAGGATGACCCAGGAGCGCG gtTCATACATTTGGAAGACTGTAACCACATTGTTGAAGTAGATGCAATGGATCATCTTATGAAGCAAAATGAAGAATCGGGAGAGAACGAGATAAAG CTTCCAGTGTGTCCATGGTGTAGGACTCCAATACGGTATAATACGAGATACAACGACAGAATAAAGGCAATAAGAAGAGACTTCGAGAAAgttaaaactaaaattaaagGAGATAAACACAAAATTGAATCTGAGCGTTTAGGTTTATTTGCAAGAATAGCCAAGGCACAAGAGGAGAGCAGATTTAGACTGCAAGTTACGGATGGACTCCATCCTCACAGCCAAAACTTACGCAGGACACTCGATGGGGAgctttttttcattaaattggaAAGTATGTTAAAAAGTCGTTACAAGATATCTCTTGAAGACCTCTCCGGTGTAACCATTATTTTGGATATGTACGATAAAGTTAAGCAGATAAATGACGTAAGAGCCGAAATATTGGAAGGTATCAAATCTGAACTTATTGCAGACATGAAAGAGTTCAAACAATTTGAAGAATACTACGGGTTTCTTAAAGAAAAGATCAAGTGTTTCCAGAACAAACCCAGCGATCAAGAAATCGAAGATTGGCAAAATGAATACCAACGGTGTCGACATAGTTTGTCCCTTGTGCGTGTACTAAGCGTGTTCAAGAATTCGGATATCAAACCTGATGAGTTTGAAATGGTAGACAAGATGGCGGATGAAGTTGATAGTTTGTTGTCAGACGGATTTCCGTTCAGCAAAGAAAAAGATGACAGAGTGAGAATTCTTCTAACCGATATGAAAGATGCAAATCCGCTGCTTCGGGAAATAGGCATCAGTGAAGTGGAACGACAGATGGTTGTAGAGGCGATGGGGTTCCGCAAGGGTCATTGGTTTAAGTGTCCCAATGGACACATATATGCTATAGGTGAATGTGGGGGTGCTAGTCAAAGAAGTAAGTGTCCAGAATGCAAGGAAACTATCGGCGGAATTAGCCATCGCCTAGACGAAGGCAATTCACTTGCGCCAGAGATGGACGGAGCCAACTTCGCTGCTTATTCACAGGAAGCTAACAACATGTTTAACTTTGAACTAAATGATGTTATTTAG